The Athalia rosae chromosome 7, iyAthRosa1.1, whole genome shotgun sequence genome window below encodes:
- the LOC105689225 gene encoding NACHT and WD repeat domain-containing protein 2 gives MDEKTIDSIFSGSLKSLPPVSSKIVRIFTSSTFTDTTMERNTLMAQCYPKLKDYCREKHGLEFQVVDMRWGVRDEATDDHMTTELCMREIENCQRLSMGPNFVVFLGQKYGYRPIPTYVLSSELEMLRTELESQGMDVIVLDTWYKKDSNAVPPTSVLQPISSILKNFNNKRIPKLQQEDQAIWWDTMTKMQKLFRKGAQSLYNSGKFDKDTMHNYFMSVTEREVINGILNVKNTKNHCLAYVRYINNINLQNLRKAGLFLDILNRSLDNEASRLLADLRDERLPNKIESVNLQRYTVEWIGREGLDPETHGAYLQHFLTHFYRNMVKLVDRAMRKEDSSAQGQIITEILQHLHACNNSVKVFYGREDTLERIKAYMLDEGEKPLVLYGEGGCGKTSLLAKSAGLTHTTWLAGKKPISIIRFLGTTPDSSALTPTLISICQQISYNFMLPFEDIPDDLVPLTAHFKHLLTLASPEQPILLFLDSVDQLTGTQGNKLSWLPTRLPHNCKMILSCAAEETNPTISRDYHLLRRMIDTEESFIEVTALGEDLAMDVIRMWMKTAHRDLNNYQWRLVANAIAKCSLPIFVKLVFAEICRWRSYTKPADTHLASTVMDSIMMLFERIEKQHGRILVFHALAYITAAKSGLSESELEDLISLDDKVLDDVYQYHLPPVRRIPPLLWTRIRNDLPNYLSEREADGVSVMNWYHRQFRDTAKERYFKNMNMAMYFHSMIADYYLGIWGGGKPKPFKYTEIQRHRFNLTDKEGIADRKVPEQPLAFYSKEGKLSRYNLRKFGELPYHLVRARRFKDLFENVLFNYEWLHAKLSSCPLQAVLSDFEDACNNIDDQNLVRELMLVADALRLGGAILGNHPDMLAPQLVGRLLPEIGGNVNVRMLLMACDKDGAKNCALLPLYHCLHTPGGPLKYSLEGHQFAVFGFCLTSDFRYIVSISNRFITWDLSTSDMTRDVNPGIEGIMQQLVLSPDNRYAAAYTNNNQIVVLNTLTSEFVTISNPLPNDQPVYGTHLMNQYVFIYGKMGWCKFDLRGNLLSNHTTPEDSNQWPILHLEYSTLDEYRIIFWSGNLEDSAMLLHSYRPKGALDPFGFHSAMVMTNDKNTLYACTTKNDFRVTKYICEDSSSYWEKALEMPRAHNDDVEYLLQLKLDRDEETLLATSGNGFVVWFLESKSDAIVLMLPNGIRNISTRMMCSNSIMISGTKNYAVAGVRKNLYVWSLETSALVKVLDAHFARIIQLEPLTIGNWNSVITSSIDRSVKVWNINNIFEQVHVIDRHELQIDSISLAEHCNLAATVTRGCVGVWNLQSGRLISKLADSPLGAIVTHACVTHNGKYIISTESGNVLIWNRITEQVLFKEEQPGVRQLTLIPDTNKFLAVSRPSNPPGVESVRTTATLVVRSIPDGRTMFSLEYPVKSHTGVPFRQAVFTSDGAHLVVPAADKGNRDCVIVYNAKTGVLINRIPIKIPGLKDITTLVPMPHRAHWVGIIGSDKGSIMDINKKKIIRTVPKWSGSISKDGKHTLYAPSRGGLDLIELKKGTTVKTYIPKVAEGVFTVISMFNRTDEYVLYYHSGRKTIRVFRSSDCEMIANYRVQAELTAIDSTYDGNSIVLGTVDGCVSVLAIADPQKPEMKDFLSNLPSRDEQWKKKMEKQRAATKFKAAARIARVTHDLVHIVRQNNAFVEGSNEISEEEPE, from the exons atgGACGAGAAAACGATCGACTCAATTTTTTCGGGATCTTTGAAATCCCTGCCCCCCGTGAGTTCCAAAATTGTGAGAATATTCACCAGTTCAACATTcacag ATACGACAATGGAAAGAAATACTTTAATGGCTCAATGTTATCCGAAACTAAAAGATTACTGCAGAGAAAAACACGGTTTGGAATTTCAG GTTGTAGACATGAGATGGGGAGTAAGGGATGAAGCAACCGACGATCACATGACTACGGAATTGTGCATGAGGGAAATTGAGAATTGCCAACGTCTTTCTATGGGACCCAATTTCGTg GTTTTCTTAGGGCAGAAATATGGGTATCGTCCTATTCCGACGTATGTTTTGAGTTCGGAACTTGAAATGTTAAGAACGGAATTGGAGAGCCAAGGAATGGACGTTATCGTGCTGGATACTTGGTATAAAAAAGACAGCAATGCTGTGCCACCTACTAGCGTGTTGCAGCCGATATCATCGATCTTAAAAAACTTCAACAACAAA AGAATCCCAAAACTGCAACAAGAAGATCAAGCTATCTGGTGGGACACGATGACAAAAATGCAAAAACTGTTCAGAAAGGGTGCACAATCTTTGTACAATTCTGGAAAATTCGACAAGGACACTatgcataattattttatgtCAG TTACCGAAAGAGAGGTGATAAACGGTATTCTGAACGTAAAAAACACGAAGAATCATTGCCTGGCCTACGTCAGATACATAAACAACATAAATCTTCAAAATCTACGAAAAGCTGGACTTTTTCTCGACATTTTAAACCGAAGTTTAGACAACGAAGCTTCAAGACTACTCGCCGATCTCAGGGACGAACGATTACCGAATAAAATCGAGAGCGTTAACTTACAGAG GTATACCGTCGAATGGATCGGGCGAGAGGGTTTGGATCCTGAAACTCACGGCGCGTATCTACAGCATTTTCTGACACACTTTTACAGAAATATGGTAAAACTGGTCGATCGAGCTATGCGAAAAGAAGATAGTTCGGCACAGGGTCAAATAATAACAGAAATATTGCAGCATCTTCACGCCTGCAATAATTCCGTGAag GTATTTTACGGCAGAGAAGACACTCTGGAAAGAATAAAAGCCTACATGCTGGACGAGGGCGAAAAACCGTTGGTTTTATACGGCGAGGGTGGTTGCGGAAAAACTTCACTTTTAGCAAAAAGTGCGGGTTTGACTCACACGACTTGGTTGGCTGGTAAAAAACCCATAAGTATAATAAGATTCCTCGGTACAACACCGGACAGCAGTGCCTTGACTCCAACACTAATTTCCATTTGTCAACAG ATTTCTTACAACTTTATGCTACCGTTCGAGGATATTCCGGATGATCTTGTACCATTGACAGCGCATTTCAAGCATCTTTTGACACTCGCGAGTCCCGAACAaccgattttattatttttagacAGTGTCGATCAGTTGACGGGAACCCAAGGGAATAAACTGTCGTGGCTACCGACCAGACTGCCCCACAATTGCAag ATGATCCTTTCCTGCGCGGCGGAGGAAACGAATCCAACGATATCAAGGGATTATCATTTATTACGTCGTATGATCGATACGGAAGAAAGTTTTATAGAAGTTACAGCGCTGGGCGAAGACCTTGCGATGGACGTTATAAG AATGTGGATGAAAACCGCGCACCGTGATTTGAACAACTATCAATGGCGACTTGTAGCGAACGCCATAGCGAAATGTTCGCTTCCAATATTCGTGAAACTTGTATTCGCTGAAATTTGTCGATGGCGTAGCTACACAAAACCGGCGGATACACATCTGGCGAGTACAGTAATGGACAGCATAATGATGTTATttgagagaattgaaaaacagcACGGTAGAATTCTCGTATTTCATGCACTGGCGTATATAACGGCGGCGAAATCGGGCCTCTCCGAATCAGAACTTGAGGATTTAATCTCACTCGACGACAAAGTATTGGACGACGTTTATCAATACCATTTACCACCCGTGAGAAGAATACCGCCGCTTTTATGGACGAGAATAAGAAACGATCTTCCGAACTATCTTAGCGAACGAGAAGCCGATGGAGTTAGCGTGATGAATTGGTACCACAGACAATTTAGAGATACAGCTAAGGagagatatttcaaaaatatgaaCATGGCCATGTATTTTCACTCGATGATCGCAGATTATTACCTCGGTATTTGGGGCGGTGGTAAACCAAAACCTTTCAAGTACACCGAAATTCAAAGACACAG GTTCAATCTCACGGATAAGGAAGGTATCGCCGATCGGAAGGTCCCCGAACAACCCCTCGCGTTTTATTCAAAAGAAGGAAAACTTTCCAGATACAACCTTAGAAAG TTCGGAGAACTTCCTTACCACCTAGTCAGAGCTCGTAGATTCAAGGACTTGTTCGAAAATGTCCTCTTCAACTACGAATGGCTCCACGCAAAGCTTAGCTCATGTCCTCTGCAAGCGGTTCTATCAGATTTCGAAGACGCTTGCAATAATATCGACGATCAGAACCTAGTGAG AGAGCTAATGCTGGTCGCTGATGCCCTTCGACTCGGTGGAGCGATACTTGGGAACCATCCCGACATGTTGGCCCCTCAACTAGTGGGTCGTTTGTTGCCGGAAATAGGAGGTAACGTGAATGTCAGGATGTTACTAATGGCCTGCGACAAAGACGGGGCGAAAAATTGCGCCCTACTTCCTCTTTACCATTGTCTACACACCCCCGGTGGGCCGCTCAAG TACTCTCTGGAAGGGCATCAGTTCGCGGTATTCGGTTTTTGCTTGACGTCAGATTTTCGTTACATAGTTTCGATATCGAACAGATTTATAACGTGGGATTTGAGCACGAGCGATATGACGAGGGATGTCAACCCCGGAATCGAAGGGATAATGCAACAGCTGGTACTCAGTCCCGATAACAGATACGCTGCTGCTTATACGAACAATAATCAG ATCGTTGTTCTAAATACTTTGACGAGTGAGTTCGTGACGATAAGTAACCCTTTACCGAACGACCAGCCGGTCTACGGAACGCATTTGATGAACCAGTACGTTTTTATTTACGGAAAAATGGGATGGTGCAAGTTTGATTTGAGGGGAAATTTACTGAGTAATCACACGACCCCCGAAGATTCAAATCAATGGCCGATACTAC ATCTGGAGTACTCGACTTTAGACGAATACAGAATAATATTCTGGTCGGGGAACTTAGAGGATTCCGCGATGCTACTGCACTCCTATCGTCCCAAGGGAGCCTTGGATCCTTTCGGATTTCACAG CGCTATGGTGATGACTAATGATAAGAACACGCTCTACGCTTGTACGACAAAGAATGATTTTAGAGTGACAAAATACATCTGCGAAGATAGTTCGTCGTACTGGGAAAAAGCTTTGGAAATGCCCAGAGCACACAACGACGATGTCGAATATCTCCTGCAATTGAAACTGGACCGCGACGAGGAGACTCTTTTGGCTACATCGGGCAATGGTTTTGTCGTGTGGTTTTTGGAGAGTAAAAGTGATGCGATTGTTCTAATGCTACCGAATGGTATAAGGAATATTAGTACAAGAATGATGTGTTCTAATTCAATTATGATCAGCGGTACGAAAAACTACGCGGTAGCAGGAGTGAGAAAAAACCTTTATGTTTGGAGTCTGGAAACTTCAGCATTGGTCAAAGTCCTCGACGCACACTTTGCCAGGATCATTCAACTCGAGCCATTAACTATCGGTAATTGGAATAGCGTTATCACATCCAGTATCGATAGAAGTGTGAAAGTATGGAATATCAACAATATATTTGAACAAGTTCATGTAATCGACAGACATGAGCTACAGATAGACTCGATCAG TTTGGCTGAGCACTGCAATCTAGCAGCAACGGTAACAAGAGGATGTGTCGGAGTTTGGAATTTACAGTCGGGTCGGTTGATTTCCAAATTAGCGGATAGCCCTCTGGGAGCAATAGTAACACATGCTTGCGTTACCCACAATGGAAA GTATATCATCTCTACCGAGTCTGGCAATGTACTCATATGGAACAGAATAACTGAGCAGGTGCTCTTTAAAGAAGAACAACCAGGCGTTAGACAACTGACACTCATTCCAGATACGAATAAATTTCTCGCGGTTTCAAGACCTAGCAACCCCCCAGGAGTGGAAAGTGTTAGAACAACAGCAACTCTTGTTGTAAGGAGTATTCCGG ATGGGAGAACGATGTTCTCTTTGGAATATCCGGTCAAAAGTCATACCGGAGTACCATTTAGACAAGCTGTCTTTACCTCTGACGGAGCACATTTGGTTGTGCCTGCGGCAGACAAGGGGAATCGGGACTGCGTGATAGTTTATAATGCAAAAACAGGAGTCCTGATTAACAGGATACCAATAAAAATTCCAGGATTGAAG GACATCACAACCCTGGTGCCCATGCCACACCGAGCACATTGGGTAGGTATAATTGGTTCTGATAAGGGCAGTATCATGGATATCAATAAAAAGAAGATTATAAGAACTGTGCCAAAGTGGAGCGGAAGCATAAGTAAGGATGGTAAACACACTTTGTATGCTCCGAGCAG AGGTGGCTTGGATCTTATAGAATTAAAAAAGGGAACGACAGTAAAGACTTACATCCCTAAAGTTGCGGAGGGTGTTTTCACAGTGATTTCTATGTTTAATCGAACAGATGAGTATGTTCTTTATTATCACAGTGGGCGTAAGACTATCAGAGTTTTCAG ATCATCGGACTGCGAAATGATAGCAAACTACCGCGTTCAAGCTGAGCTGACTGCAATTGACAGCACTTATGATGGCAACAGTATAGTTTTGGGAACGGTTGACGGGTGTGTTTCAGTGCTGGCTATTGCTGACCCTCAAAAACCAGAAATGAAGGACTTTCTATCTAATCTACCATCGAGAGACGAACAG tggaagaaaaaaatggaaaaacagcGTGCAGCTACGAAGTTTAAAGCTGCAGCTAGAATCGCTCGAGTCACTCACGATCTGGTTCACATAGTTCGCCAGAATAACGCTTTCGTCGAAGGAAGTAATGAGATTTCAGAGGAAGAACCTGAGTAA